The genomic DNA TCGGCTGCGAATTCGTCTCATGATTCCTCCAAGTCCGTTGGTTCGGTGTCGTCGCGCAAGAGACACCGAGGACTGGAGGTCCCCGCCGCAGCAGGCTGGGGAGAGCGGGGGCCGATGGCAAAACCTCGGCCCCGTCGGGCGAGTTCAGGAACTCAGAGGGTGGTGCGTTGACCTCGACCGCCTCGACCGCCGAACCGAGGCCGAACGGCAAGGCGAACCCCGCCGATGCGACGAGCAGCAGCGCGAGGAAGCAGACGATGACGGTCGGACGGCGCATCGATCCGAACAACCTAGAACCAATGGCCAGCATTCCGGAGAGGTCGAATCGTCAGGGCGGCCAGGGGTCCGCGTCGTTCAGGTTCTCGAGCAGAGAGATCGCTTGGTCCACTAGCCGCCTCGGGAGGCTACCGGCGGCGGGGGCGATGGTGGACTGAGGATCTTGCGCGCGCATTTCTTCCAAAGCGGCCTGCAGCAGGCGGGCCGCGGCGCACACCCGGCAGCGGCGATCGAAGCTGGCGGCATCGAAGGCGACGGCAGGAGACGTGTGGTAGGCCGCCCAATAGGCTCGGGCCGCAGCGCGGAGTTCAAGCCGGTGCCCTGGCCGTCGAACCGCTTCGGCGATCCAATCTTGTAGCCCACTGCCGACATCCCATGCCGCGTCGCCCACATCCGCGAGCTCCCAGTCCACCAGGTAAAGACGACCGGACCTCTCCAGCAGGGCGTTCTGCCACTTGAGGTCGCCGTGGGTGAAGCAGTCGAACCGCCAATCGGCAACGGCCGCATCGAGAATTGAAGCGAGAAGAGGGTGTTTACCGATTTCCTCCACCAGTCGCTTCTGTCCGGACGACAGCCAATCGAGGAGAGGGCCTCCCCGGTGAGCGGTGAAGATACCCGGCACCTGGCGCGGGAACAGTCCGGGATCGAGGCGGGTCGACGGATCGACCTGGCCGTGGAGGAGAGCCAGTGCCCGCCCCAAGGCGGCGGCTGAGGTCCTCGCTGCACGGGCGCCGGACCGTTGCCGCTCGACGAGCGTCGCACCGTCTTCCACCAGATCCAGCAACAGAATCCCGGACGCACGGTCGAAGCCGTGAAACCGGGGCAGGAGATCGCCCAGCGCCGCGCAGGCGGGGTCCCGGCTCGCCAGGCGATAGACGGCGGCTTCCCGCTCCATCATTCGCCGACTCTCTTCGCCCATCACTCGCAGCTTCTTGAGGAAGAAACCGTAGGACACCGCCGCGTCACCGTCGACCTCAGATACCGCCCGCAGCGCCACGTTCGAGTTGCGCCGGGTCACGTCGGTGGCCTGCCAACGGACTCCCGCGGGCAACCAGCCGCGCTCGGTGCAAAGGGCGATGGACTGCTCGACCGCTGCGGTGGGAGCCCCCGGCGGTGCAGCCGATGATGGGGCGAGCGCCCGACCGTCTATCCTTCCCCGATGGGGCTGCGCGAGATCGAGGTGCGCCGCGCGGAACCGCTCGGCCACCGCCTGCAGACGGTGGGTGACGTCTTGGTGTCCCGAGAGCCAAGCCTCCACCACCCCCTCGGCCAGGAGGCGGCAGCGGTGCATACCGAAACTTTCGCCATTGCCGGGACTCTGCGCCAAACCGATACCCGGAGCGAGAGGCGCGGTGAACAGCGGCACCGCCGGCCCGAGGGTTTGTCCCGAGAGCCAATCGGCCACTCGCCGGGCTAGAGCGTGGTGCCGGCGAGGCAGGTACAAAACGGTGGCGTCTAGGCGATGACGTTCGCCCGGCACCAGCATGCTCTTCAAGGTGAACGGAACCTGGCGCCGATTGAGTTCACCGGTGAGCACAGCGTAGAGGTCCGGCAAGGCCGCACCGGCGGTAGCCAGGTAGAGACGCAGTGCCGGCGAACGGTCTCCCGGTTCGGGCAGCGCTTCCCCAAAGACGGTGTAGACCCCAGCTTGCAGCGTCAATGAATCGACCGCCAGGCGCAAGGTGGCGGCGGCTCCGCCGAAGGGCCGCAAATCCTCGCTGAAGGTCAGAGCGTAGTCGCCGAACCGAGCACTGCGTCGGAGGTCGCCCCTTGCGGCGACGATCTCACCGGACGACCGGACCGACTCGATGCGCCAGCCGGCAAGCCAGCGTTCGCGGCCCTGATTGGCCTCTCGCAAGCGACTGGCGAGTTCTTCGGGCCCCAGCGCGGCGTCTTCGCGGTTCGGTTCCGCGAACACCGAGGCGCCGGTTCCTAGGCCCCCGGCCACGGACTCCGCGGCTCCGGGGAGCGGGCGGGCAAAGGCGGCGCTGTAGAGCCGATCTCGCAACGCCTCCTCCAGCCGACCCCGCATCGCCGGGGAAACCGGCTCCCGCGGCCCTGCGGCCGCCGCCGGAACCGCCGACGGAAAGTCGAAGGCCGTCGGGGAGCGAAGGTGGATCGCTGCCAGGACCCGGCGCAGCCCCGGAGGCGCTTCGACCGCCTCCGATGCGAGGGGAACGGACCGGGTCATCCACCGGCGAGGAAGTCGGCCATGGCGCCGGTGAGGCAGCCTTCGCCGGCGGCGTCAAAGGCGGCAAACATCGGTCCGTTGTTGATCTCCAGAAAAAGCAACTCCCCACTGTCCGCGTCGGCCTTGAAATCCGCCGCGCCGAAGTTGAGACCGAGGCGCTCCATCAATGCACCCAGGCGCTCCAACAGGCTGTCAGGCAGAGTGTCGAGTCCCACCGGCAGCACCTTGCAATCGGCCGTGGAGCGGTAGTCCAGGGCATCGGCCTGCAGGTGAAAGGCGAAAAAGCCGCCGGCGATACCGTAGACCCTGACCTCGGGCGGGACCAATCGCTGCTGGATGATCGAAGGCGAGGCCAGCGCCCCATCGCGGTGGCTCGCGGCCGGCAAGACGTCTTCCAGCGGTCGGGTGAAGTCGCCACCGTTGACCGGTTTGACGACCAAGGGCGCCTCCTTCACCCGTTCCAAGAGCAGCTCCCGATCGTTACTCACCAGGGTCCGCGGAGTCGCCAAACCCAACCGCCGGGCCAGGTCGAGCACCTGGAGTTTGTTGGTCACTCGCTGGAAACTCTCGCGATTGAGCAACCGCACCTCCGGATGCGCCAACAGCCAGCCACCCAGGGCGGTGAACCACGCCATCGCCCGATAACCCGGCTCGGGTCGGCGCTCGGCCAGGCTGGTGAAAACATCGTGACGCACAAAGACCGCCCGAGGCCTACACGGCTGGCCGTCGACCCACAACTCATCGCTCGACAGATCCCAGCTCACCCGAGGATGGCTGCGGGCACCCACCAGCAACGATTGGCAGGACAACCGACGATCCTGTAGACGAGCCAGGAGGGTCGCCAGGTTCGGATCGGCATCCCCTCCCGCCAGCAGAATCTCCGCGTTGGGCTCCGGGTCGGTCCTCGGCGGCATGATCAGAAACCGCCGAAGGGATTGCCGCCGCCCGGCCCTCCACCCGGTCCCTCTTCGCCCACCACGGTGGTGGTGGGGCCGCCCCTCTCCTCGCCCACGGCGGCGGTGGTGGACCCTTGCTCTTCACCCACGGCGGTCGTGGTTTGATGTTCCTCACCCACCACGGTCGTCGTGGCACCACCCACCGCGGGAGCAGGGCCCTGCTCTTCGCCCACGGCGGTGGTGGTGGGACCGTGTTCCTCACCCACCGCGGTCGTGGTGACGTGCTCCTCGCCGTAGACGGTAGTGGTCACTCCGCCGACATCCTGAGCCGGACCCTGTTCCTCGCCCACCGGCGTGGTCGTCGGACCCTGCTCCTCACCGACGGCGGTCGTCGTCGGGTTTTCTTCGCCGACGAGGGTGGTGGTCGGACCTTGCTCCTCACCGATCGCGGTGGTGGTCGGGTTTTCTTCACCAATCGCGGTCGTGGTCGGGTCTTCTTCACCGATCGCGGTGGTGGTCGGGTCTTCTTCACCAATCGCGGTGGTGGTCGGGTTTTCTTCACCAATCGCGGTCGTGGTCGGACCCTGCTCCTCACCAACGGCAGTGGTCGTCGGGCCCTCTTCGCCAAGAGCGGTCGTGGTCGGCCCTTGCTCTTCGCCAACGGCGGTGGTCGTTGGGTCCTCTTCGCCAACGACGGTCGTCGTCGGACCCTGCTCCTCACCAACGGCGGTCGTGGTCGGACCTTGCTCCTCACCGACAGCGGTCGTGGTGAATTGATGCTCTTCACCGACCACCGTGGTGGTCGCGGCGAAGGTGCCGGACGGCGGGCTGTGCTCTCCCACCACGGTGGTCGTCCCCTCGTCCTGGGACGCTGCCATCACCCGCTCCAGGTCTGCGGTCGGCTGAGCCTCCTCTCCAACCAGCGTGGTGATCTGGTGCTCCTCGCCGATGGCGAGGGTGGTGATCGGCGCGTTCTCCTCTCCGACGATCGTCGTGGCGGGCGGTTTCGACTTCTTTTCAGCCATGATGCCTCCTGTGGCAAGTCCCTGCGGTCAGGGAGAGTGAAGATCTCAGTTGCTTCCATCTCTGCCGCGAGCCGGTAGCGAGAGAGCACTCACCCAAACGGGCCTCCCGTTCACCTCTCCACGAAACGGTCACAACCACGGGAACCGGGAAAGCACCCACAACTCACTCCACATTTTTAACAAAAGAAACACCGCATACTACACGAAAAGTAAATGCATAAAATAGAATAAGAAAACACATACCCGTGTCCGTGACAGATCAATATCCCTCCCCGCCGCCGCCGCGTGATCCCCACGCCCACTGGGGAATGGCCCTTGCGCCCAGTCGGCAGCAGCAGCTAGGCTTGCATCATGAAGTCGCGTCGCCTATGGGTCGCCTTGAGCCTGTTCGCTCTGACGGTAGTCGGAAATCCGGTACTGTGCGGAGCTTGCGGGCCGGACCATTGCGCGCTGCTGGAAGTGGCCGACAAGGGACGGGACGACGCCCACTGCCCGACACAGGACGCCATGGCGGAGACTGCGCGCGCCGCCACTCCGTCCTCCGACCCTCAGTCCACGGGAACCTTCGGTACCCCCGCGACGACCACCTGCTGTGCCGCGACCCTCGTTCCCGAAGCGAAGCCAACGGCTGTTCCCACAATGCCGATCTCTCTGGACGGAGTGGCCGCCGTACCCGCCTTTGTGCCCTCCCCCTCGTTCTCGGAGGAGGTACCCAGGGGTCGAACGGAGCGACTCAGGCCAGGCCCCCTCTACACGCTGAACAGCTCTCTGCTCCTTTGATTCCCCCTTCGGTGTAGTGCGTTTCGCGCCCCATGCGGCGCGCGATGAACCGTACCCGAAAGGAGAATCATGGCTGAATCAAAGATCCTGCCCTGGCTGGTCGTAGGCCAGTTTCTTGGGCTCACGGCCTGGGGATGGTCCCAGACGCCGATAGCCACCGCTTTCGAAGGCGCTCCCCCGGCCGCGGCGGAATCGGAGAGTTCCGCCCCGAAAGGAACCCCCTCGAGAAGTCCTGGCGTCGAGGAGCTGCTCGCCGGCGTGGAATCAGACCTCCGGCTCGTCTTGGAAGAAGTGCTGGAGCGCAGTCCGGTGATCGCCCGCGCCCGCCAACGGGCGGCGGCGGCCGCAGCCCGGGTGCCACAGGTGCGCGCGATGCCGGATCCCGTGGCGTCGCTGAAACTCTTCGTGCTCTCGCCGGAGACGCGCACCGGGCCGCAGCAGTTCAGCGTCGCCATCGAACAAGAGCTGCCGTGGTTCGGCAAGCTCGCTCTGCGGGAGCAGGCGGCGCTCTATGCCACCGCGGTGGCGGAAGCGGAAGTCGAAGCGGTGCGCCTCGAAACGCTCACCGAAGCCCGCCGCCTGGTCCACGAGCTGGCCTTTCTCTCGGACTACCAGGGCATCGTGGAAACGGAGCGAAGTGCCCTGGTGCGCTATGAGCGAGCAGCCCAGGCGCGGTACTCGTCGGGCACGGGCCTCCAGCAGGAGATTCTCCGCATCCAGGCGCAGATCACCCACACCGACACCCGCCTGCTGGAGATTCGGGAGCGCCGGATCCACCTGACAGCCATGCTCAATGCGCTGCGGGACCGGCCGGCTTCGGAGCCGATCGAGCCGCCGCCCTTGCCGGCAGTTCAGACGGACAGCCTGTCGGTAGAGGCTTTGTGCGAGTTCGCCGCCTCCCACCGGCCGGAAGTCGCCGCCGCCGAGGCCCGCATCGCCGCCGCCGGCACGCTCGGTGAACTGGCGAGAAAAAACTTTCTCCCGGACTGGCGTCTCGGCCTGTCCTATACCGCTGTCGGCCGCCGCGACGACGATGCCGGGCGGCGCATCGCGCCCGAAGGAAACGGCGACGACACTCTCGCTCTGACGGGCTCCGTCGATCTGCCAGTCCGGCGGGGCAAGTTGGCGGCCGGGGTCGAAGAAGCGGACGCCTCCCGGCGCGCGGCGGAGGCGGAAAGGCGCCGCCTTCTCGCGGAGATCGAAGCCGACATCGGCGACCTGGTGGCGCGCATCCCGCTGCTTTTCGAGCACCTCGAGCTGCTGGAGGGAGTTCTCCAAAGGCAGGCGCGAGAGGCCCTACGCTCCGCCGAGACGGCGTACAGCACCGGAAAACTGAACGCCGTCGATTTGCTCGATGCGGAGGTGGTGTTGCTCGAAGTGCGCATCGCCGCCGCCCGCACTCGCGCCGACCTCGCCATCGCCTGGGCGCGACTGGAGCACGCCGTCGCGGCTCCCCTGACACCCGGCACCTCAGCACTCCCCACGCCTCGAAACCCTCACCGCCCGGAGTCCATCCCATGAGCCCTTCCCCGCAACGCTCCCGCCCCCTCTTGATGATCGCCCTCGGAGTCGGGGCGCTACTGTTCGGCATCGTCCTCGGCCAGTTTCTGCCGGCGGATCTCCTTGGCCTTCGCGGCACATCCGCAAAACAGCCGGCCTCGCAGGACGACCCGGATCCGCTCTGGACCTGCGGCATGCACCCCCACGTGATCGAGCACGGTCCCGGCCAGTGTCCGATCTGCGGCATGGATCTGACCCCGGTGCGCGGCAGCGACGGGGATTTCGCCGACGACCATCCAGCGCACCCCGCCGCGGACGCTATCCGCATCGAACCGGAGATGGTCCAGAACATGAACGTTCGCACCGCCGAGGTGACTCGCCGCGACCTCAACCAGCCCATCCGGACCGTCGGCTACCTGGAGTTCGACCAGCAGCGCATGGTGACCGTCACCACCAAGTACAAGGGCTGGGTGGAGAAGGTCTACGTCAACTACGTCGGCGAGGAGGTGCGTCGCGGCCAGCCGCTTTTTGAGATTTACTCTCCGGAGCTAGTGCAGACGGAGCGCGAGCTGCTGTCGGCCCTCGAGTTCGTCGAGGAGATGCGCGACGCGCCGGCGGACGCACTCGAGCGGGCGGAGTCGATGGTCGAGTCGGCGCGAGTGCGGCTGACCTACTGGGACATCGCCCCCCAGCAGATCGCCCGCTTGGAGGAGACCGGCGAGGTGTTTCGTACCCTCAGCGTGGCCGCGCCCTCCGGCGGCCTGGTGATGAAGCGCATGGCGGGCCTCGAAGGGATGGCCGTGGAGCCGGGAATGGAGCTGTTCCACATCGCCGATCTGAGCAACCTATGGGTTTCGGTGGAGCTGTTCGAAAGTCAACTCGCCGCGGTGCGGGAAGGCACCGAAGCCCTGATCGAACTGTCGTACTTCCCCGGCGAGACCTTCCGGGGCACGGTGCGCTACCTGGAACCGGAACTGTCGGAGGAAACCCGCACCATGCGGGCGATGGTCGAGGTGCCGAATCCGCGCGGCCGTCTGCGCAAGGGCATGTACGCCACCGTCGAGTTGAACCCCATCCAGGTGCCCGACGCCCTCGTCGTGCCCTCCCATGCGGTGCTGCGGACGGGCGAGCGCAACGTGGTGGTCGAAGCCCTCGGAGAGGGCCGCTTCGCGCCGCGGGAGATCGTCCTCGGTCACCGTGCGGACGGCTACACAGAGATCCTTTCCGGCCTCGATGAAGGCACAAGGGTGGTGACCTCGGCGCAGTTCCTGCTCGATTCCGAGTCCACCCTGCGCGAGGCGGTGCAGAAGATGGTCGCCGAGCGTAGCGAGAGACCGGCCACCGCCCCCCTGATGACCGACCCGGCGATGGCGGATCCCTCTCCGGCGGCGCCCGATGCGGCCCACGAGATGACCGACCCGTCGGATCACTCCGGGCACGGCGATCATTCCGAGCCCTGACGAGGAGATCCGAATGCTGAATCGCCTCATCGAATGGTCCCTCAAGAATCAGCTTCTGGTACTGGTGGCGGTTCTGCTGACGGTGCTCGGCGGCCTGTGGTCGATCCGCCAAACGCGGGTGGACGCCATTCCCGACCTGTCCGACGTACAGGTGATCCTCTACACCGATTTCCCCGGCCAGGCGCCGCAGGTGGTCGAGGACCAGGTGACCTACCCGATCACCTCCAAGATGCTGTCGGTGCCCTTCGCCAAGACGGTGCGGGGGTACTCGTTCTTCGGTTTCTCGTTCGTCTACGTGATCTTCGAGGACGGCACGGATCTCTACTGGGCGCGCTCGCGGGTGCTCGAATACCTCTCCGCCTTGACCGGCGAGCTGCCGCCCGGGGTCACCCCCCAGCTCGGTCCGGACGCCACCGGCGTCGGCTGGGCCTTCATGTACGTGCTGAACTCGCCCGAGCGCTCCCTGGCGGAGCTGCGGAGCTATCAGGACTGGCACCTGAAGTACGGGCTCTCCGCCGTCGAAGGGGTCTCCGAAGTGGCCTCCATCGGCGGTTTCGTGCGGCAGTATCAGGTGGAAGTGGATCCGGTGCGCCTGCGGGCCTATGGGGTGGACTTGAAGACCGTCAAGGAGGCCATCCAGCGCTCCAACCTCGACGCTGGCGGCCGCCTGGTGGAAATGGCCGAGCGCGAATTCATGGTGCGCGGCCGCGGCTACATCGAAGACCTCGCGGACCTCGAGGAGATCGTCCTCACCACCGGACCCGGCGGCGTGCCGGTGCTGCTCGAAGAAGTCGCCCAGGTCCAACTCGGGCCGGAGATCCGCCGCGGCCTGGCGGACTGGAACGGTGAGGGAGAGACCGTCGGCGGCATCGTGGTGGTGCGCGCCGGCGCCGACACCCGATCCACCATCGAACGGGTGAAGCGGCGCCTCGAGGAACTCGCGGCCGGCTTGCCGGAGGACGTCGAGATCTCCGTCGCCTACGACCGCAGCGGCCTGATCGAGCGTTCCATCGCCACGCTGACGAACACCTTGTTCGAAGAGCTGCTGGTGGTGTCGCTGATCTTGATCCTGTTTCTCTTCCACTTCCGCTCGGCCCTGGTGGCGATCGTCTCCATCCCCCTGTCGATCCTGCTCGCCTTCATCGTCATGCAGTGGCAGGGTCTGGGAGCCAACATCATGTCCTTGGGCGGCATTGCCATCTCCATCGGCGTGCTGGTGGACGCCGCCATCATCATGGTGGAGAACGCCCACAAGCACTACGAAGAATGGCGCGGCAAGCGATCGCACCGGGAGATCATCCTGCGCTCCGCTCAGGAAGTGGGGCCGACGCTGTTTTTCACCCTGCTGATCATCACCGTCTCCTTCCTGCCGGTATTCACTCTCCAGGCGCAGGAAGGGCGGCTGTTCCGGCCCTTGGCCTTCACCAAGACCTATGCGATGGGCATGGCGTCGATCCTCGCCGTCACCGTCGTGCCGGTGCTGATGTATTGGTTCGTGCGCGGCAGGATCCGCAGCGAGAAGCGCCATCCGGTATCGCGCCTGCTGGCAGGCCTCTACACCCCGGTGCTCCACCTGGCCCTGCGCTGGCGCTGGCTGGTGATCGCGGCGATGGTCGTGGTGCTGATCCTGACCTGGATCCCGCTTCAGAAGATCGGCTCGGAGTTCATGCCGCCGCTGTGGGAGGGCGACCTCCTCTACATGCCCACCACCTTCCCGGGCCTGTCGATCACCAAGGCACGGGAGATCTTGCAGCAGACGGACAGGATCATCCGCACCTTCCCGGAGGTGGAGTCCGTCTTCGGCAAGATCGGTCGCGCCGACACCGCCACCGACCCGGCGCCGCTGTCGATGATCGAGACCACCATCGTGCTCAAGGATCCGAGCGAATGGCGACCGGGGCTGACCCGCGAGGCGCTGATCGCCGAAATGGACCGGGCAGTACAGATCCCCGGCCTGACCAATGCCTGGACGATGCCGATCAAGACCCGCATCGACATGCTGTCGACGGGCATCAAAACGCCGGTGGGGATCAAGGTCGGCGGGCCGGACTTGCGCACCCTCGAAGCCCTAGCCCAGGAGATCGAAGCGGTGGTCAAGCCGTTGCCGGGCACCCTCTCCGCCTACGCCGAGCGGGTGATGGGCGGCAGCTATCTCGACTTCGATATCGACCGCCGGGCCGCCGCCCGCTTCGGCCTGCGGGTG from Acidobacteriota bacterium includes the following:
- a CDS encoding T3SS effector HopA1 family protein: MTRSVPLASEAVEAPPGLRRVLAAIHLRSPTAFDFPSAVPAAAAGPREPVSPAMRGRLEEALRDRLYSAAFARPLPGAAESVAGGLGTGASVFAEPNREDAALGPEELASRLREANQGRERWLAGWRIESVRSSGEIVAARGDLRRSARFGDYALTFSEDLRPFGGAAATLRLAVDSLTLQAGVYTVFGEALPEPGDRSPALRLYLATAGAALPDLYAVLTGELNRRQVPFTLKSMLVPGERHRLDATVLYLPRRHHALARRVADWLSGQTLGPAVPLFTAPLAPGIGLAQSPGNGESFGMHRCRLLAEGVVEAWLSGHQDVTHRLQAVAERFRAAHLDLAQPHRGRIDGRALAPSSAAPPGAPTAAVEQSIALCTERGWLPAGVRWQATDVTRRNSNVALRAVSEVDGDAAVSYGFFLKKLRVMGEESRRMMEREAAVYRLASRDPACAALGDLLPRFHGFDRASGILLLDLVEDGATLVERQRSGARAARTSAAALGRALALLHGQVDPSTRLDPGLFPRQVPGIFTAHRGGPLLDWLSSGQKRLVEEIGKHPLLASILDAAVADWRFDCFTHGDLKWQNALLERSGRLYLVDWELADVGDAAWDVGSGLQDWIAEAVRRPGHRLELRAAARAYWAAYHTSPAVAFDAASFDRRCRVCAAARLLQAALEEMRAQDPQSTIAPAAGSLPRRLVDQAISLLENLNDADPWPP
- a CDS encoding TolC family protein, with protein sequence MAESKILPWLVVGQFLGLTAWGWSQTPIATAFEGAPPAAAESESSAPKGTPSRSPGVEELLAGVESDLRLVLEEVLERSPVIARARQRAAAAAARVPQVRAMPDPVASLKLFVLSPETRTGPQQFSVAIEQELPWFGKLALREQAALYATAVAEAEVEAVRLETLTEARRLVHELAFLSDYQGIVETERSALVRYERAAQARYSSGTGLQQEILRIQAQITHTDTRLLEIRERRIHLTAMLNALRDRPASEPIEPPPLPAVQTDSLSVEALCEFAASHRPEVAAAEARIAAAGTLGELARKNFLPDWRLGLSYTAVGRRDDDAGRRIAPEGNGDDTLALTGSVDLPVRRGKLAAGVEEADASRRAAEAERRRLLAEIEADIGDLVARIPLLFEHLELLEGVLQRQAREALRSAETAYSTGKLNAVDLLDAEVVLLEVRIAAARTRADLAIAWARLEHAVAAPLTPGTSALPTPRNPHRPESIP
- a CDS encoding efflux RND transporter periplasmic adaptor subunit, which translates into the protein MSPSPQRSRPLLMIALGVGALLFGIVLGQFLPADLLGLRGTSAKQPASQDDPDPLWTCGMHPHVIEHGPGQCPICGMDLTPVRGSDGDFADDHPAHPAADAIRIEPEMVQNMNVRTAEVTRRDLNQPIRTVGYLEFDQQRMVTVTTKYKGWVEKVYVNYVGEEVRRGQPLFEIYSPELVQTERELLSALEFVEEMRDAPADALERAESMVESARVRLTYWDIAPQQIARLEETGEVFRTLSVAAPSGGLVMKRMAGLEGMAVEPGMELFHIADLSNLWVSVELFESQLAAVREGTEALIELSYFPGETFRGTVRYLEPELSEETRTMRAMVEVPNPRGRLRKGMYATVELNPIQVPDALVVPSHAVLRTGERNVVVEALGEGRFAPREIVLGHRADGYTEILSGLDEGTRVVTSAQFLLDSESTLREAVQKMVAERSERPATAPLMTDPAMADPSPAAPDAAHEMTDPSDHSGHGDHSEP
- a CDS encoding CusA/CzcA family heavy metal efflux RND transporter — protein: MLNRLIEWSLKNQLLVLVAVLLTVLGGLWSIRQTRVDAIPDLSDVQVILYTDFPGQAPQVVEDQVTYPITSKMLSVPFAKTVRGYSFFGFSFVYVIFEDGTDLYWARSRVLEYLSALTGELPPGVTPQLGPDATGVGWAFMYVLNSPERSLAELRSYQDWHLKYGLSAVEGVSEVASIGGFVRQYQVEVDPVRLRAYGVDLKTVKEAIQRSNLDAGGRLVEMAEREFMVRGRGYIEDLADLEEIVLTTGPGGVPVLLEEVAQVQLGPEIRRGLADWNGEGETVGGIVVVRAGADTRSTIERVKRRLEELAAGLPEDVEISVAYDRSGLIERSIATLTNTLFEELLVVSLILILFLFHFRSALVAIVSIPLSILLAFIVMQWQGLGANIMSLGGIAISIGVLVDAAIIMVENAHKHYEEWRGKRSHREIILRSAQEVGPTLFFTLLIITVSFLPVFTLQAQEGRLFRPLAFTKTYAMGMASILAVTVVPVLMYWFVRGRIRSEKRHPVSRLLAGLYTPVLHLALRWRWLVIAAMVVVLILTWIPLQKIGSEFMPPLWEGDLLYMPTTFPGLSITKAREILQQTDRIIRTFPEVESVFGKIGRADTATDPAPLSMIETTIVLKDPSEWRPGLTREALIAEMDRAVQIPGLTNAWTMPIKTRIDMLSTGIKTPVGIKVGGPDLRTLEALAQEIEAVVKPLPGTLSAYAERVMGGSYLDFDIDRRAAARFGLRVEDIQDVIRSAVGGMNVSWTVEGLERYPINVRYPRELRDSPEALQEILIATPSGGQIPLEQVARLAVRDGPPGIKSEGARPNAWIYVDLQGVDVGSWVERAKEEVAARVDLPPGYTVFWSGQYEYMERARARLALIVPVTLLLILLILYLHTRSVTKTAIVLTAIPFSLVGSVWLLAGLGYNWSVAVIVGMIALAGLAVENGVVMLLYLDLAYDTWREEGRMATYTDLREAVDHGAVQRIRPKLMTVAATFFSLVPILWATGTGSDVMRRIAAPMVGGVFTSFVAILVVFPAIYFIWRGQGLEKDRRDHRAGKTSEET